ACAGATGGTGAGTCCTTTACAGAAAatacactgaaaataaatacagtggatgaaaagaaaaaaaatcttaatcacTCCTCAAATTTGAAAATTGACTGATATAATTCATTGAATGCAACCTGAAATTTTTAACTTTACGTCAACTATccttttatttcaatttcagaATTTTTTCAAAGCggtccaaaataaaatgactattaaaataaaataaaatgattactTACTGCTTTATCATATGTTGTAGTCAATCAAGTAGATTTTAGTTTACCATATAGTATGTGCACCTTAATTCTAGCGGTGGGGATTACTAAAACAGTGTTGTATCACCATTGGCTGGTTTAGATTCAAACACTTCAAAGCAATGTAAAGAATGTGGATATCAATTTAAAAGTAACAGACCGGGATGAGTTTTATACATCCCCCCTTGTGATCCAATTGTCACTAGATTTTAACAATTCAAACATGTCTGAGACATTCAAACAGTTTGAACGGACAGTTAAGAGGAAGGGAAAACTTGCTTCACAGTCTCTTCCATTTCTTATTTTGACCCCACCccacaaatatgacaaaataataatccaatCAAGATCAGTTACTCTGCGCAGAAcaacctccgccccccccccttccccaaatAAAGATTCTGTATTATTATAGCGATATCAGATACCGATTACAATTGGCGAATGTAGTGGGCTTTTATCTTTTAATGTTATATGTAATCTTAGATTAAAATGTGCATACAAAATTCATCATCATAGCAGAAGGAcaaaaaaggaattaaaaaaaaatcaaagaaaaaagaaaaaaagcagttttATAGCAGTGATGCACAAATAAAGACATCAGTCCCTCTTCGGTGGCTTGATCGTATCAAATGTACATAGTCTGTGCTTAAACTACTTGGAATAATTTATACGTCCTAATGTCACTCCCATTTGATCCCTTTTAGTGAGGCATTGATCAGCAGTTACATGAAGTCAGTTATTTCAGAGGCCTTTCCAAAAAagatattccatttttttcggAACCATCGTCAGCACAGAGGGCGAGAAAATGtatcaggacacacacacaaaaaaacaaaaaacaaatcagtgCAACCATCACTGCGGGACTGACTCACAATCCAACCGAATAGGACAAAATGTAGTCAGCCGTCTAAGCACAATTGTGCAAATTTTCCCCTCGGTGTCTTGGACACATTACAGCCACAAGATATCGTAAGACAGCTATGCAGGATATTAATGGCCGTAACAACTCAGACTTTTTCAGTCTATTAATATATGAAACAAACTTAGGACGCAGCAAATAAAAGTGGGTGAATAAATCCAGGGACTCAACTGCAGCGGTTTAATACGAGAGAATGGGGTATGCTGATGTACATTATGCCGTCTCAAGATGACCATAAATCATAAAATTTCCTTCATTTAACTGATTCTACCGCTTTTAAGTACAACTGCTACTGTCTGTAGCGGGAACAAGTTGCAACTCTTTTATTAACCTGATTCCTTCAAGCTTCTTCAAACCTTTAAAGGCTGTCAGCTTGCCCAGTTTAAGGTTTTTGCTCCAAGGGTATTCTGCAAGACTACTGCAACAATTTAATcagtggtgttaaaaaaaaaaaaatactggctGAACCTTTAGTAGCTGATAAGTTGAAAGATTTTATGAAACAATTAAAATGTGGCATTAATTGTACTTGGCCATAATAAAGCAAGCATGGCCACTTGTAAAGTCAGTGTTCAGATTGTGCTCAACCATGTCAATGTAATTATATTCATACAGAAGTGGTTTATATTGCAGCAAGCGAAGGCAAACGCTACCCCGGCATCAACCTTACATAAGCACATACGGATAACCGAGCCAGACAGAAGAAtaacatgaatgaatgacagtGGGCGGGGGGACGCTAAGACATTCGAAAGTCCCGGTTGAATACAAGGCTCAGAGTCTTCAGAAGAAAGAGGAATGCTGTCGGGTTACTGCGCTGTTCTTCTCTAGGAGTTGGACTCAGACTGTTCTTCTATGAACACAGCAGGTCGATTGCTTACCCTGCTGCCAAAGTCCAGGCAGGTGACCCCCAGGGCGACCAAACAGTGCCACACCTGCACACGAGACAGGAAAGGCCAGTCAAGTAAAAGAAAAGTCATTGCTGTAAAATATGGTCCATTGAGCACAATGCGATGTAAGCCAATCCCACTATtctcataacaataataatgatagaAATAATCTGGACATTTTTCCAACACACCTATTACACCTTcgaatacaaatgaaaaaaaaaacctgccagCCATACTGTTTGAAATAAACATGGCGCTCTCCGAAACCCATGAACAGTAAATGCGATTTTGGTGTGTGAAAGAAAAAGAGATGAGAACGTGACCCTCGTCGaattagggggggaaaaaaatgctaaataagCCGCATGAGTTTgaagctgtaaaaaaaagttgatactTACAGTCTGAAGTTTATGGTAATTAGCAGAATTATACCCACcacaccccaccaaaaaaacgtTGCTATCTAAATATTTACTTTGTTTCCCTTGTTGACACAGATGAGACCATCgaggttgtaaaaaaaaaaaaaaacattaaaaactcaCCAGGTAGCCTACAAAGCACAGATAGGCGACGGAGAGCAGAGCAACCAGGACGTAGAGCCAAACGCTGTGCAGCGTCGCCACATAGACCACCACAAAGTACATGTTGATAGAACAAACCAACAGGATGACGATGCCGCCGCCGATCTTCCAAAACCTTAAAGAAACAAGAGGATACTTTCATTATGGATGCTAGACACGGCCGATACAGATATTGGCTTAAGTAGTTACGCATCCCCTTGATGCGTGAAGGACtggaaaagaaaggaaaacaaccTCAAGCATCtcatgtttttgtaaatattttgttttatcttttgGAACAAAACCGAAGAAATGAAACAAGAGTACAGCTTCCGTGACCATGTAGGATGTATACTGTAGATTCTTCTTATTCTGCCCCCAGTAATTGTATTACAGTGCAGTGCCCCTAGTGATGGAAGTATTGTATTACAATTGAGTACAGTGCCCCTAGTGGTGGAAGTAGTTAGAACCACCCAAAAAGTCAGTGGGGTAGCCATTTTGTTTCACAACAGTGTAATAGTGGAGAGGTGTGGTAACATCCACTTCGATCCTCCTTCTTTTGACACGTTCAGGCACAATCCATTTACTCTTCTGCCCTAACCATGGGTTTGGCATAAGAGCTTGGCGTAGACAGCGAGCTATACAGTACAAGACTTGCATAAAAATACCAAACGGTGGATTCTCATcttcgtgtttttattggcgtATTGTTTAGCTCGCCATGTATGCCAAGCTCTCGTGTTAAACGCATGGTTAGGGCAGAAGACTTCTAATAGCCAAGGCCATATAGAAGCAGAAATCTTTTTGGCCAGTTCCGCAGAGAATTATTTGCCATTAGATGGCATATTTAACTTCCAGTAACCAGTACGAAAGTATGAGAGTGACAACCCCAAATTTTGCTTACAAGCCATTCGCAAAGTCGTTCATGATGGACGTCAGGCTGGTGAAGGTCAAAATTGGGATCAAGGCAAAAGGAAGCTACGGATGAGAAGTAGAATTTAGTTGTAGACACCTTCTACTAAACTCTCTCGCAACCAGcgcatggacacaaaaaaaactgaaacaacAGGTTTTGCAAGCGTTCCTAAATGAGTCAGACCTGCATGCTTTGTAACACATTAAGGAAGTCGTTCATCCCAGTCAGATGCTGCACATCCTGAAAGATAGCCACCAGCAGCGTGGGCGTGATGGCGATGGAACGCGTCAGCAGCACTCGCGCAAACCGAGACCACCGCAGGTTTAAGAAACCCTTTCCAAAAcagtcaggaaaaaaagaaaaacgtcaccacattgaatttgttttgtttcaatcgACACTTGTCAGCAACCATACAAGCGTACCTCCATAACAAACTGTCCAGAGTAGGTCCCCGTCATGGTGGAACTCTGCCCTGCAGCAAGGATGCCGATGGCCCAGATGTACAGCGCGGCGGGGCCGAAGAAACAGCCCAGAACCACCCCCTGAATaataagtgacaaaaaaaaaactttttaaaaaatctatttttgacaagtttttccccccacaatggACTCGCACTCAGTGAGCtaatcctgcaaaaaaaaaaaaaaaaaaaaaaaaaaaaaacacacattcactGAAGTTGCATGCTTGCACTGACATCTTTACATCATTTCCCACCTGATAATTATTTCcataaacaaaattatttttacaccCATGGTGACTTTCATTAACCTTCACAGCCAGAGTGCAGTAGAATCTTTTGATGTCTCTTTTGGCAATGTGctattttatttactgtatcTGCATTATCACCCGTGGCTATGAATGAGTAGCTTCATgaagttttaaaataaaaaatcccttTTATATTATCACTGTAAATTATTTTCTCCACAAATGTGCTGTTGCAAGTATATTCAAGATAAAGCAGAAGATTATAATTCAGTAAAGTGCCTAAAGTTGTTATAGCAAAGATACCATAAACATTAATATGGTTAAGTTTGCCACTCATCAGGCTGCCTATCATATATATAAAACCAAATGTATATTTGCATAAAATTTGAAGTCTCTTCTCTAGCAACAAAAGCAGAGCATGCAATCTTAGAAATTGAAGGCACCATTTAATATATCCCAATTGTTTATTTGGAAGAAATGTTGTTGACTTATCCTCGAATTGAACATCTTAAATGTCTTCCAGCAAGTACTGATGAGTAAACGTACCCCCTTATAGATATCCACTTCCAGCGTTTCATTGTTGTTTGGGAAGAGCCCCTGGTGAGGGATGTTGGTGGCATTGCACACTTTGTTCTGTGACcagaaaaatcaaaatgaacacTGGAGCGTACTTCAGTGTGTTTGCTAAACCACGCCAGTATACGCACCACATCCCAGTTGGTCTTATTGTAGAAGGCCTGGGCAAAAACGGCTACAACAAAGACGTTGATGAGGAAGGAGACGAACAGCGCGATGGTCGACTCAATGAAATAATACTTGTTGGCTTCCTTTACTTCCTTCTTATTTCGACGGTCAATATcacgagactgcatggggaaaTAAATGAGGGGCGGAGGTCATATTATTCATtagtttcacacacacacacacagcattgaAAACCATTTTCATAAGCGTTGACGGGCTGCCAAAAATGTAACATGTCCAATACTTTCACGCATTTATCAGACATTTTATAGAACCTGGATAACTGAAAGACACAAGGGCTGTTCAAGAAGTCAGCATTTTCGCTGACACTTTCCCCGCaaaaataattgctgaaaatatGTGTATTTTTCTACTCCGCTGTGAAACTACTGTCATAACACTGATCTGTGATTGTGTTGGATTATTTTGTTATGTTATTATGACCAAGATAGCGCCGCAAGAGtagctgcctttacagcagctcctatactttttgttcttctactttcataactttgctgctggaaATGGGAATTTTTTCCGTGAGACGAATAAAgatttttcttattcttattcattcattcattcattcattcattttccgtaccgcttgatcttcacgagggtcgcggggggtactggagcctatcccagctgtctccgggcagtaggcgggggacaccctgaatcggttgccagccaatcgcagggcacacagagacgaacaaccatccacgctcacactcacacctagggacaatttagagcgtccaatcagcctgccacgcatgtttttatgAAGGTTAGGGTCCAAGCTCCGACTCAAATATCAACAATGTCCAAGTGATATTATTTGACGCCCCTTCAAAAAGGTCTGCAATGACCTGAAACTGCAACATAATGGCAGCCAGCAAATCCCAAACTATGTCCAAGCAAATGTCTGTAAACTGTAGcactttttcaacaaataacaagCGGTAGATTTGATAAAACAATTCTCACTTTGACCAAAGCCGAGTGAAGGTAGATGTTGTGTGGCATGATGACAGCGCCGACGATGCCAACAGCTTGCTCCAGTTGCGTGGGCCCGCACCCGTCACAGTACGGCACAAACATGCCCTTCAGCACTTCCCCTTGGTTTGGTTTCACAAGCACATACTACAGAGGGGGGAACAAATTGTCAAATATGTCATTGGTGGCCTCGGTTGAATAACAGGGGAAGGAGAAAAAGGAGAAATGTTACCTCATAACCAAAACTTAAAGCCATGACAGTGATGAGAAAGCCAAAGAAAGCTTCAAGTTTTCTCAGGCCTACAAAAGGGATCAGATGTCAACAATGAGGCCACGCTGTACTGATAACATTAAATGAGTTAACAATCATCACATaccatatttgtccaaaaagaGAAAGACAAATGTATCAGTGATGGTAATGAGTACTCCAGCCCATAAAGGAAtcctgagaaaagaaaaaaaaaagaaaaaaaagtgagtttgaCCTACTGCGACAAAACTATTTCACTTCCATGGAGTAGTATTAAAGATACGATTGATAAAGTACCTGCCCACAGAGAGAAGATTGAGAGCtattgcacagccaatcacctcctGCATGTCTGAGCCAATAATCGCCAACTCCACCATTATCCATAGTATGATCCGAGGGACCTGTCAGAATAAATGTAAATACTGAACGAGTTGTCATGTCAACGGGTTGAGAGGCatatgtgcctttaagaggctgGGCCTTGTAGGGTAACATTCGATGTCTGTGAGAGAGCCTCCATGAGAGTGTCTGGACATGAGCTATGGCCAACAGTAGCTTATGCGTGAGCTTGCCTAGTGCTTCGagggctctcctttcccacacaAGGTAAGAACATAAGTAAGTAAGAACATAGTAAAGACccataaaaaacaataataattggaatcctgaaaaataataacaatttaaatatatatataaaaaaaaaacggtacggCTGGGGGAGTGAATGATGAATCGCAATCCAGCACAAGAAACATGGAATATTTATGGCTGGTAGTTTCTGCAGTTGAGTGTCTGCATTTTTGAGTTGCCATTCTACGAAACAGATATTAAGGGAGTGTGGATGCTCACGGTGGAATATTGCCGATTGCAGACTTCCGCCAGGTGCATTCCTGTGACGACGCCGAGACGTGCCGCCAGCCTCTGCAACAGCAGCCCGATGACGGTGGCCCCCAACAGCACCCACAGGAGCTTGGCAAAGAGAGAGAAGACCAGCAGGTGATTCATTAGATGGAGTTGGGACTTTGCAAAATGGGCTCCAAATAAAAATCGGACTTTTTGCAACATATTCTTATTTTaatagaccccccaccccccgcacaaTCCCCTCACcctgaaaaataaacatcataAGTGACATTAACATTAATAGCTAAACTGTATCCCTTAATTTCAGACGATgtggttttcaaatcttgaaacggTAATAGTGAGCTCTTCTAGCTAACCCGTCAACAATGATGAAACATTTACTTTAATACCATATcacacaaataacaaaaatacgTATTTGCGTTTGTTTACAAGTGTGTAAATCACAACGTGGCCTGCATCGACCAATAAGTATTTTCAGCTCTAAGCCATTCAAGATCAATAATTTCCATGCATTCACCTTAAATCCAGCTTCAGCTCCAGACTGCAGGTCAGACTCAATGTTTCCTGGATCTAAGTAAGCGATGCTCATCAAGAACCCGGGTCCGGTGAAAGCCCAGAGTTTCTTAAAACTGAACACCTGCGATGGAGAAAGACAAACTTAGTATTATCATGtttcaaagtttcatttcagtatatgcttgattgacctcgaaCGCTATGTTCTCACAACTTGTACACAATGGAGCACACAGATAAAAGGGCCAACTTGAGCTGAATGTAGCCAAGGCCTCATTAACTGATTATCAAGACAACAAGGTTCAACTTCGGGAGGGCAGCATGACAAGATGTCCTTCAGTTTGTTACAGTGTCGCAATTCGTGCGAAATCAACCCATTGAATTAACAAGGTGGTCAGTGGGGCCGCGAAGGTGGGGTTTCGATCTGAGAGGAAACAGGACTTGTGTTGCCTTCGAGGAACTTCGCCCCCTTTGCTCATGGGCAAAAGACAATGTGTTCCTGAGTTGAGTCGAGTCTTTTCATTCAAAGTTTAAGATGTTCGGGTGAATTCCCTGAGAACCTGAAAATCAAGTCGACAGAACAGGTGACTCCTCTCTAATTTTGTCTACAACGCAAAAGAGAAATTCAGAACCATTCATCTTAAGTTATACTTGGAAGATGTTCAGCATCCTGCTCGACTCACATTCCAAGAATCAGTGCATTTACAAGCTTATGGAGACAGGCCTGTGTTTTAGAAGTGGTTGTCAGGCAGTACCTGATTGACATTTTCAGGAATGGCCACCTTCTCTTCAAAGTATGTGGAGAAGGGCTCATCTAATTCCGCTGGGGAGGCCGGAGGAGAGATGGAGTTGTACTGATTGCTTTGAATGTCCTGGTCATGAGGGGAGTCCtctaaaacaacacacacagaaaacagaaaaaaaaagtaagactgAAACAATTTATCAGGTAACTATATTATATTGTACTGCCACCAACAGCTGGTCAAAAACAGACGCAGTCAAGCCGTGCACTTTGAAACACTTTATTGGACAAACAGAAACAAAGCAAACGCGTAAGAACCGCATTTCTACCCAGGATAGCCCCAATTGACACCCAGGGACTCAACAATCAACTTGGAGACTGGCTAACGGCTAGCCAGCTAACAGTCAGCTGCTATCCTGAGCACACAATATCCAACTGTACACTGTCGTTTGATCATTCACCAGGCCAGGCTCCACATTCTATAGCCACACGCACATAAAGTCACAGATATTACAGTCTGAAACTTGAGGATGGCAATCCCAAGGGGACAACAAGAATAGCTgcacattttattgtttaataacGCAAAAACCAATTTTATCCGATTACTTAGTCGATGGGATGTAAAATAATCGATTCAAAAAATGGTCGGGGGTAGCAGTCCgagaaaaaaaggagggagATTGTTGTCAAAGAGAAAAAGGATAAGATTTTGAATCTgataatttaaccctttcaggcactgGATAGATAACATGATAAGGTGTCCACTGCTGTAACCGCGGTTAATGCCGCATGTACATTTATATCTTTCTAATAAGTAACtaacaaattattttatgagCAGAAACAGACACTTGCAAAACAAACTACAAGGGGGAAGTTACTCATGGCCATTTAAAAGTTACTAAAAAGGTGAGTAGCTCTCGTTCTGTTCCTTCATGACTAGCACCTACTGGCACCAAAGTGCGATGTGGACTTTGCTGCCTGGTGACATTCAATGGACTCCACCTTTACATGTCAAACCATTCTGacattaaacaaaaaagaaaaaaaaatgtgtcaacatactacatcgtgtgtgtgtgtgtgtgtacaaatacAGCGTACTTCCCTAACATCACTCATACAGCAATGAGGTACATGTATTGGAATTCTAATGTCAACGGGTGTGCATGTGCCTGTGCGAGTGTGCGCATGTTGCTCATGTTTTTGCTGGTGTAATCGGTTACCTTGGAGGAGGTCTCCATCCCGCTGGGGCTTCATCAGGGGAGGCTGACAGTTCCCTGGGAACTTGAGGGGTGATTTTCAGCCTCCTGACAAAAAGGACACAAAACGATCGGAATATTTCACCCAAGAATAAAAAACGATAATCCCTTGGTTTTACTGTGTACTTTCTAAAATTATCCTGATTAGTCTGAAGTAGTTGCTGTGTTTGGTGGTAAAATACCTCACAGcagattcatgtttttggaatgtgtagaGTAGGAGTGGGAGGTACATTACTTGCttggctttttttaatgatactgTATTATTATAGTCATTTGAGAAGATGTTTTGCAATTTTGGATTTGATCCAAAAGAAGCACAAAGAGCATCTTTTCTCGCAATAGTTTCACTTTGAGTAAGAGACATTATTCTGCAATGAATTGTTCCCCTTGATCTCCTttcaagacaaaaatgttttgggggaaaaagtgacctatgaaggcaaaaaaagtttcacttccactttaaatgaaactttcccctgcactgttttttttctttttaatctctACTGTACACAACATACTCTTAAATCAGCAATCCAAGGATGTGCTGCCATTCCAGGGAAAGAACCTTGAGAAGTTTTCTCTGACACAGACTGGGCACATGACTGTAGGATCATGAGACAAATGCCGCAAAGCCACTTCGCCATCCAGGCAAGTGACTGTTTGCCGTTATTTGGCTTTGCGGGTCAACGGGATCATTTCTACACCCATCTGATTACGCGATGATATCAtgagtaaataaacaaaatcatgacaatCAAGAATCGGAAGCACATATTGCAAGATCAAACAAATGTACAGATAGTAAAACACAAAACGGGACAATGCGACGCACTCGATTTCTTGGAATGCATTTTTTGCTGATAGAAGAACAAAGTTTTGTACACAGTCGCTAAGGGCTTTGATACAAATCAGTAGTATTAGATAACAATCCGTTTCGATCTAGTCTttctggggagaaaaaaaactgagtcAGAGGCCATGTTTAAGTCAACAATACAAGGGAGCCTGGCAATTTAAATGCACCGCTGCTTCATCCTTTCCGTGTCGTGTGAATTATTCTTTGTAAATAATgccttttgaaaacaaattgggGGTCAACTAGCATGCTCGAAAGGATTTCGTTTGACCTTGCAGGACCCACTGTGTATCCAATCATTTGAATAGCTAATGACTGGTCATGTGAAGTTTAAAGGAATAGTTTGTCATTCTTCATGAGCCGAGTGGGTCACACAGGCCCACGTGATCCGAGTGAAATTCCCTCAATAGACTGATCATAGCATCCTTTAGTATAAAACAGGGGCACATGGAATATTAGTTTTTATTAGAGTTAGCggtcatttttaaaagtaacACATTTTCTTGCCTGATGGCATGCACTAAATTCCAGTACGGAAAATAACATACTGTTTCAAGTGTTGGCACTAATGCCTTCCTACTTCTGAAGAAAGCAGCATTTCAGTAATTAGTAAGTCATTGACAACATTCTTGCAAACTTGGCGCCCATtcaaagagaaacaaaacacaTCTGGAAAATAATGCTGGGAAAGTTAGAGTATTTCAAATTAGTTTCAGTGTATCCACGGAATCAAATTATGCAGTCAAGATATTTCCCAAAACGAATTGGTAGCCTGTCTGACATTAACAAATGAATCATTCAACCTTCAAatcaatgtttcagaaaaaagggaaagtgtattttttatttgctaCATTGCAGCTGGCAAGACACCCTTTGAATTCTGTATGGCTTCTGTTCCTTAACGTCTACATGTGTGATGATTCAGATGTGCGGTTTTACTCTTTCACAGTTCTGGGATTTTCCCATGGCCCGCCAAAGAACAACAGGCACATGCTTCTATGGGATCCTAGACGTTGTGTCACTTGGGTAACATCATCTAATTTCAtggtaaaagaaaaacataaaacgtttttgtttgtttttttgcttttaaggtGAATCAAATTTGACTATGAACAGTGTGCTAGTGTGAGTGCTTTGCCTGTGCCGTTAAGAAAGATTTTATGGTCGTGACAGTTTGGACCCTGAAGAAACGTACTGGAGTCCATAAATGGTTGCCCTCAAAGGGAATTACCGTTTCGAAAGTCAGTGGTCAATCATTGTCATAGATCATATTGCTGAATTGCAGGTACTGTTGTATCCTATTTCTGAGGATAATAAACAATTTAGACCAAATTACAAATGGGTTTCTTGATCTGAATGGTGGAGAAAGTAGAGTACCGGTAACTGCGAGATACGCCACTTTATCAGCACCTGGCAGCTTTTGAAATCACAAGTTGCCATCTGTGACAACTCCCAAACGAACAAGTGACCTCGAAAGGTATAACAATACAGTTCAAAATGCTCAAGAATATTTTCAGCTAAAATTCAACACAGAAATCCGAGCGTTAACTTTGAGAAAAGAAGCTCAACAAGTATATTTGGGTGATCATCCGGTTATCaaaatatgtatgtattttcaACTTAAGTCATTTACACATTATAATTTTGTGGATAGTTGGGGGTGTCCAACTGCACGCCGCAGAACATCTCGACACTGcagcctcattcattcattaccgGTCCTATCAATCGAGACATCAACAGGATGAGTAGAGAGGACGCGGGTTTGTAACAAGGAGCACAAGGCGAAATTCTGTTCACAAATTCATCAGTAATTAGGACTGCGACTACAAACTACTCAAATAACagtctggtaaaaaaaaagagagggaaaaTGTGACATAGAAGAGAGAGCTCATCTTGCATAATCGCACTGTAGTAACAACGATGATAGGACATTTAAATATTATGATGATTTATTTGGTTTTAACTAAAGCACCGCTACTTTGTCCTCAAAACTTTTCACCTCAAGTTCTGATGGCGTGGGAACAATAGAAACGACCTGCCCAAaactctatatattttttaaaaatcctaccAACggtacaccccaaaaaataaaaaagtccacGGTGGGTTGCCAAAGTCATACACGAGCTAACACAAGCTACGTGCTAGTTTCCGCGATTCCATCGCTTAGTGACCTTTACCAAAGTATTTTAACCAACCTTACTTGATTGTAGAATCGGCAAGAGCCACTTATATTGTATTCCGGCAATGGCGTCCGATATCCAACACGCACCATGGGTATAAATGTAAGTTCGGGGAATGGAATAAGCGTTATCAGGTTGAACTCAAGCGCATTTGCGTCTCGTTGGATCTTGCCATGCCAACTTTGAGTTCGAGAGTACTGCGCATGCACATAAAACTAAGATTGCTCT
The DNA window shown above is from Hippocampus zosterae strain Florida chromosome 9, ASM2543408v3, whole genome shotgun sequence and carries:
- the slc11a2 gene encoding natural resistance-associated macrophage protein 2, with protein sequence MKPQRDGDLLQEDSPHDQDIQSNQYNSISPPASPAELDEPFSTYFEEKVAIPENVNQVFSFKKLWAFTGPGFLMSIAYLDPGNIESDLQSGAEAGFKLLWVLLGATVIGLLLQRLAARLGVVTGMHLAEVCNRQYSTVPRIILWIMVELAIIGSDMQEVIGCAIALNLLSVGRIPLWAGVLITITDTFVFLFLDKYGLRKLEAFFGFLITVMALSFGYEYVLVKPNQGEVLKGMFVPYCDGCGPTQLEQAVGIVGAVIMPHNIYLHSALVKSRDIDRRNKKEVKEANKYYFIESTIALFVSFLINVFVVAVFAQAFYNKTNWDVNKVCNATNIPHQGLFPNNNETLEVDIYKGGVVLGCFFGPAALYIWAIGILAAGQSSTMTGTYSGQFVMEGFLNLRWSRFARVLLTRSIAITPTLLVAIFQDVQHLTGMNDFLNVLQSMQLPFALIPILTFTSLTSIMNDFANGLFWKIGGGIVILLVCSINMYFVVVYVATLHSVWLYVLVALLSVAYLCFVGYLVWHCLVALGVTCLDFGSRMGFARHTDIYLLNDMDVDTVVER